A single window of Rana temporaria chromosome 1, aRanTem1.1, whole genome shotgun sequence DNA harbors:
- the LOC120940389 gene encoding leukotriene B4 receptor 1-like has translation MIGVSTTLSQMATVNASMSNSTTSPSASLGIAILSLALVLGVPGNAFVIWTVLTQVKKRTVTCILILHLAVADLVVILTAPIFINFLSTGSWAFGNVICKICHYVGNLSMYASIFLITFMSLDRFLAVAKPFTSHKVRTKPVVRSIVFSIWILATLFAIPMPIYRSVETINNRQLCTTVRGVGNGVKHHMVFQFTFETLIGFIIPFTIILSCYIYIGIRLQSAKFQTKHKTSRVVIMIIITFALFWLPYHVVNMLQVSGELSLSERLRKASLFARPNATALAFLSSSINPILYVFAGGNYIRTAGFGFMARLFEASGSEANSIRKVSQVFQQRSRKQSAEQGKLKETVED, from the coding sequence AGTACAACCCTTAGCCAGATGGCCACCGTGAACGCTTCCATGTCAAATTCCACTACAAGTCCCTCTGCTAGCCTTGGTATTGCCATTCTTTCATTGGCTCTTGTCCTCGGTGTCCCTGGCAATGCATTTGTCATCTGGACTGTATTGACTCAAGTGAAGAAACGCACTGTAACCTGCATCCTCATATTACATTTGGCTGTTGCGGACCTGGTAGTGATCCTTACAGCACCTATATTCATCAATTTTCTGTCCACAGGCAGCTGGGCATTTGGGAACGTAATTTGTAAAATATGTCATTATGTTGGCAATCTGAGCATGTACGCCAGCATCTTTTTAATCACCTTCATGAGTTTAGACCGTTTCCTTGCTGTGGCCAAACCGTTTACTTCTCATAAGGTCAGAACAAAGCCAGTTGTTCGAAGCATAGTATTCTCTATCTGGATATTAGCAACACTGTTTGCCATTCCAATGCCAATATACCGCTCAGTAGAAACCATAAACAACCGTCAATTGTGTACCACTGTCCGAGGTGTGGGAAATGGGGTAAAACACCATATGGTCTTTCAGTTTACATTCGAGACGCTGATAGGGTTTATTATCCCTTTCACAATCATCCTTTCCTGCTATATATACATTGGAATAAGGTTACAAAGTGCTAAATTTCAAACGAAGCATAAGACAAGCCGTGTGGTCATCATGATCATAATAACATTTGCCCTTTTTTGGCTTCCATACCACGTGGTGAATATGTTGCAGGTGTCAGGAGAATTGTCTTTATCGGAAAGGCTAAGAAAAGCATCTCTATTTGCTCGTCCGAATGCCACAGCCCTTGCATTTCTCAGTAGCAGCATTAACCCCATTTTGTATGTGTTTGCTGGTGGCAACTACATCAGGACAGCTGGATTTGGATTCATGGCAAGGCTCTTTGAAGCATCTGGCTCAGAGGCTAACAGTATACGAAAAGTTTCTCAAGTCTTTCAACAAAGAAGTAGAAAGCAATCTGCAGAACAAGGGAAACTAAAGGAAACTGTAGAGGATTAA